A stretch of DNA from Xyrauchen texanus isolate HMW12.3.18 chromosome 31, RBS_HiC_50CHRs, whole genome shotgun sequence:
AGACAAAGTTCATAATGTAAACGTTTAGCttgaaagcaaaaataaaaaatgaggatTTTAGCAGTTTGAAAAGCGATTTGAAGTTTGAAATGAACTATTCTTTAAGCTACTTGAAAATGATTGGTCAAAAGAGCTCAGGCGTCTATCGTGCCACTGTCCTGAGATCAGTGAATTAATTTAGCAGACAGATTGCAGCCACTGCAGGTTAAAAAGGGATAACAGTCTGCAACAGCAGATCAGATCAAATCTCAACAGGTAAACCTGGACAAAGCCTAGgctgaaaatttgaaaaagtcTGAACTTTtcaagtttgaaggtaggccttgcGAGGTGGCTGCTAGGTGGTTATTTAACTGACAAATCTGTCTGTCTTGGTCTCTGCAAGTGTAtgaattttattattatagtCCACTAAAGACAATCAGCTTTTCAAAAAAGTCCAGAAGATGGCTGAAGAACTGTGCAGAGTTTAACAGCTCGAAATGTAGAATTACATTCAGAAATGTTTCCGATTGGTTAGAAAAGTCAGAACAAACCATAGCTTTGTGCTGTGTTTTGAGGATGTGTCTAAAAAGGGAGGAATTAGACAAATTTTGGTCTCACGttagggataaaaaaaataaacaaataaaacaaaaatgaatccCAGTTTGTGTAATAACAACATGCTCATCAAgtcaatataatatattaatttaggACACTCCACAATTTAGTAACCAAATGTTCATACAGCACTGTCTTTCATGACGATCCTCTTGTGTGATATGAGCAGTTTCTCCAGAGGGAAGATCACTCTCCTCAGATACGTCTCGTCTTTGTTGTGGTCAAACTGCCATTGGGCGTCCAACACATCATGCATGGTCACCATGTTATCCTTTGCCAAATGACAAACCACTGTATGAGAACACATTTTTGGAAATTTGACAATTACTCAACAGTATGCAATTTACTTATGGACATTAAGGTATtcatatgggtgtttcttcaacattTCCCAGAGGTTGATTTGTATTTAAACACACAGCAAaggtttgttttccaataaaaatatctaaacgtcCTTAAACCAGCAATTTACTTCAATTATTTTCAGAGATTATATCTTGAATTAAGCTTATACATTCTTAGAAAaagtttgccaatggggtaagaaaaatatgaTTAATTCAAGATCGATGTAACCATTTTTTTTCTTACctcattggcaaacagttttttcttgtttcaaacaCGTATATGCAAAATTCATGATATATAATCTCTGAAAAGAAATCTTTATAACTTACGCAGTTTAGCTTCAAGTAAATTCATCTTGGTTTAAggacatttagacatttttattggaaaaccaTGAAAAATCTTAAATAATGTTTTGCAGTGCAGATTACAATTTTTTCCATTTCTACTATGAAGGTCTCAAAAACTGAACTGGAAACTTTTACAAGGCCATCAATTAGCCTAATTTTGGTacttttaaaataacttaaatatctaGATTTTACCGTTTTATCCTTTACCTAGAACTACCAAGTCTTAAGATACTAATCTAAAAATATTCatagtaaaaatacaaattacatttaaaactatgataatctaaaagtgaaataaaccatttcaatatttcaatgtttcaaaaattACGACCAAACTATTTTGCTCCTAATATAGTTTTTTCTGAAGTTATTGTGCTTATTAACCGAAGTAATAAAAGTTTCAGTAAAAAGCATGCTCGAGATGAGAAATTAGACAAgtgatgtttggagaaaaaaaaataaaaaatatcgcTTGAGCAGAATTGTACTGGGTATTATTATCAATTAAGCTGCAAATTTGCCAAATTACGCAAAACGTGTAAAAGTTTAATAGTGTGCAATTAGGATGCATAAAATGTCAGCTATGAAATTAACCTTAGCAAGACAATGGAGTCTGCcattttattacaaaaacataGCACACAATTCAATTTATCAGAATACAGAAtctgagatgtgctggaaataacACTATGCTGGGAATTTACACgactttgagaaaaaaaaaaggagactGTGATGCATatagataaataaaacattttttaaacgaGACGTTTAAAGTGTAAAAGTTGAAGAAATATTAACACAAGGCTAAATGAGACTGACTCAATCTTCTCACCAACACACGTACCACAGCTCAATGTGTCAGAGCGTGTGCACCAAATGCTAGGCCATGGAGTTAATTAAGAGTTAATGTAAGCTGAATTTTGATGAAGAGGTCAAACCATAACCACTTCAGTTATTCACTTTCAGCCATTTTCTGTCCCAAAGATACATTACCAGAACCAGGAGGAAAGCCCAGAACTGAACTCAACACTTTGGGTGTTCAAACAATGGCTGGGCAGGATTTGAACATACCTTTTCACCCAGAACACCTGAGCGGACACGTCGCAGCTCTTGCATCTGACCACCGACTCCCAGCAGCAGCCCCAGATGAACACACAGAGTTCTGATGTATGTGCCCGCTTCACAGTTCACCCAGAATATACCTGCACATGAGTCGAGAATGCACAATTACTTAAGTTCTTCATTTTCAGAAACAAAATAACCTATAATGCACTGAAGCCATCAGTGTCGGGTGATAGATACTGGGTCATCTTTGCACAGAGTGCTAATGCAATCTATATCACATCATGTGGCTTCAGAATGATCCAAGTCAGCATGAAACCATATTTAAAACCAACAACGCCTAAAGAGCTATAACGACTATGACTAACCAATAACTTGTCAATAATGGCCTAGGTAACATTAGTCGACAAGACAAATGGTCaagacaaaaattttttttttcctttttgggtaacATGCACCGATAAAAAAAGTAGATGGGTTCAATTTCATGTGGTATTTAAACCAATAATAAAGCCTTGAGGTTCTACCTAATCTTCTCTCAGAGTCATATTCGATCAGTTTGCTCTCGTAGATGGTCCGCACTCGCAGTTGTCGCTTCACAGCGGCGATGAGTGGAGGTCTTTGGAACAAAGCTCCTGTTAAACACTCCAGACCCTGTGGAGGAAAGCAGAAAACACTGATAAAACTACTACTCTCAAAATGCCATCTGTGGTCACAAGGTCCACAGGAATACGTTCAGTCATGTTTGGTCTTCTTTGGTGAAACCAGGCCTCTCCATAACCTGCAGGGTCTCTAAGACCAACCGCTGCAGTAGAACACTTCAGCAGAGAGCAGAAGACCAGCAGTACCGGCACTCGGGCCCTAAGTGAGTCCGAACACCAGTGAGATAGAGGAGGCCTGGAGACACTCAGAGAATGGATAAACAAGTTCATTGTTTCATACACAGCAGTGGACCTTCACAATTCAACACACTTGAAAGCTAAAATATTTAACAGCTTGAAACGATGTCAAAGTTATTCTATACTATGAAATAGGGGTGGGAAGTATGATCTTAAGGCCTACAAGCCATTTTAGTGGGGTAAGTAAAATATGCATGCACACTGGTTAACAATGGCAGAGACATGCCAAGTTTAGTCAGCACAAAAAGGGTTTTTGAACTTTATGTAGCGTGGTCTCAAACTGCTCAGGTACCCACAGGACATAATGTCAATGACAGACACtaatttcacaaaaaaatttaaaatgatcattacCAAATGACTAAATTCACTTCCCATGCACTGTTTGATTAAAGCcagctgctttcaaatgctcacatgcgTGTGTCTGCCCGTGAGATTGTGTATTGTGATGAATGCAGCACTCCTCCACGAGACTCTCCACGgtttttaatcaaaatacttaATGTAAAGTGTCAAGAATTTAAGTAGTTTCATACAGTAATtataatgtaaatacttgtaaattgtacacattatttcaaacagtgactgctcaaatcattatgtacaattaattaaacaatattaagtgatagaatgtaaaaataatacttctattgcttgttctgcacaTGCTCGGCTTAAATGTACCCCACTATTTTTGAaggcttatttgtttgtgatcttttttTATAGCGAATGAGAAACTCTTTTTAAActgagcatttatattgtgtattaaagaactttattttgacGAGAAATTATAAAGTATGGTTttctcaaacatttaaaaaaaaaatgtcatactttatcatttaagtgttatttcaaATCAAGATTATATTGAATCGTGAAACTCAATGTATACCGAACTGAATACTAAGATGACCACATCATCTCATCCATAATAAGTCAGCTttaagaagaaaacaaaaatcatgacataaaacatttaatagtttaatagtatATTGTTGGgcatatttataaaacatttcagtACTTAATCTCAAGGAAATTGGTGTACTTCTGGTGCACATTAAATTATTTTGGTACAGTGTTGGGACTGGATTCAATGTGAAACATGGGTTCTCAGGCAAAAACaggtatggggcttttccactgcacgggacaactcgactctgcttgcttttggGGGGtcttccactgtggatagtacctggtacttttttttgtACCACCTTGGTccaggttccaagtgagccgatactaaatgtgatgtcaaaaccctgcagatcactgattggtaaGAGAGaagtcactaccagcgtcactttatttagttgaccagctactggaaagcaagcttctaaaacaaccaggcccaTTTAacagttacacttgtgtaaaatcaccatgcaacagctgctttatgcagcagaatgagctagtagctaacaaatagaggttgtgttattgttttgtgtcgcgtttaagatgatgtcacggcagtagaggtggcgcaacaaCGACaaccagcctataatcccacccacgttgaggcggaactaaacagcagtggaaaagcaagctcagaaaagtaaagcgagtcgagtgcagtggaaaagtgccaataatATAGTAATCCCCATTTTTGGTTTTAAGCCTGATTTTTTTTAGGAACTTGGAAGCAAACCAAGTCTGGCATCAGTACAAAAACGTTGCTTTACATTAAATGAGTTTACATTTACGAGTTTAATAACTAACGACTCAAAACAGTTCTGACTCCAGTTATGATTGGATAAGTCACATATACAGCACTGAATATTCGGTTATACCACCCATCCCCACTATAACACAGTTGCTTAAAGCAGCATGTCGCATTCCCACTTACCCTTGCTAGCTGATGTTCGTTCTCTAGAGCATTGTGTAGCCGTACTATTCCCACATACTCTTTGCCTGAAATACATGGCACAAGAGTAGTAAGGAGAGGCTACTAATTTTTCTGTAGAAGTCAGGCTTCATGTCAAATGCTTGGCAGAAGTCTCTGGACATGCTACGGCTGACCTACCTGCACTCTGCTGAGATTTGACCAATCGCGTggctctctctacacacacaatCAGGCAGCCCGTCACTTTGGGGTCGAGAGTGCCACTGTGGCCCGTTTTCTCAACGCGAAGGATTCTCTTGATCCAAGCCACAACTTCATGGGAGGATGGGTTAGCAGGTTTATCCAGATTAATGAAACCAGCCCTGGACAGATGAATTCAAGAAAACCATGCTTTTGAGAGAAAAACACTTGTGCAACATGTCTCCCATTATTTTCGTGGAAACCATCAGTCTCGGGTGATAGATACTGGGTCATCTTTGCACAGAGTGCTAATGCAATCTAGATCACATCATGTGGCTTCTAAATAGTCAACAGAAAACAGTGTAACCGTTTTATCTTGGACTATGactacattaatccagatacatttgaaaacgtagTTTTCATTTTCTAAACGCTCTGTCCACACTGCAactttcaagcattttccaaaagttcctCATCCCCTTATGTGAAAAATCACTGCTGCATGTACTGTCAAATGCAATTGTTCTTGTGTTCCGTTGCAGGACaccaattcagagtaaacttcccCATTGAAggaatgtaaaataatgttactttGTAAAACATTCACCTTTAACAACgatatcaaagtgaatatcaggcacaacagcactCTGTAACACAGGCCgacatcttgattgttttggttgaatgaatcacatgacaacaaatgcgTTAATTTTCAGATATATCTGTTTATGCAGTCCACACTAAAACGCAAAGACAGCGTTTTCAAATAGCTCAATTTTCACAGACAAAAATGCTGTGTCAGTGTACACGTGGCATTAGCATCATTGGCATCAATGTACATATGGACTTAATGCAACATAtattggtggcgtagtgggctaaagcacataactggtaatcagaagtttgctggttcgatccccacagccaccaccattgtgtccttgagcaaggcacttaactccaggttgctccagggggattgtccctctaataagtgcactgtaagtcactttggataaaagcgtctgccaaatgcataaatgtaaataatatataatacattttgatgaaagactacaaacatttattttctttggaaTAGAGCACACTGTCAAATTGTTCACAAAATGACTAGAAATGTGCAAAAagagtcaattttgatttcatgtagaCATTTAAATAGTCAAAATTACTCTTATAAAACTTGCCTGACATAATCATGTATGTTCCTCTTGAGTGGATTCGACCCATGTGGCAGAGGAGTGTAATGACCCGTCCTGATGTTCAGCTTATCAAAGTTCTGTAAATAATAATTTGGTTGATAGATCAATAAGTAGACAAAAGCAAAGGTGAACACATGATGGAACagaagtgtgcatgtgtgatcaGAAGTGTCAATTCATCTTTGTTAGGGCTGCTCTGAACCCTCGCACCAGCACATCTGACTCCCCAGCAGCTGACCCAATAGAACATTGGCCCAGTTGAGCAGAGCCAGGCAACTGTAACCCTACAGCCCAAAACGGACCGCAGAGCCGCAAAGAGACAGAAGCAGCGGCATTCAGCGAATGGATAAACACGTTCATCATACCACACGCTGGGTCACATGTGAAGGATTTGTGGGGGAGCAATAGAAGCCTACCTTCAGCAGCAATGGCCATTGAGATGTGTCCAAGCTTGCAACCTTAGATTCAGGTTTGATGAGGAAGTCACCACTTTCTTGAATTTCCTGatgtaacaaagtaaaaaattTTATTACCAAACCCAATTTCTGAAAATGATCAACATCTGATTTAAGAGTAATTTGCGTGACAAAAGTATTTGTCTGAATAGCATGGATGAGGGATGGTACAGTACACTGGATTTCAAAATAGTTTTCCCAAAACTTAAATAAATGACAGACATTGTAGAGGCAAAAGTTGATGTTTGTAAATAAACAACACTGctttctgtccatgtgatcataaatgcaATGACCTGTCACAAATCAAAATCTGTGGTTATTTTTCTACATGATTTAAATGAACACACATGTTCCTTGGAGTTCTTAAATTACTTGAATTAGGTTTTAGAAATGCAACATTCCGTTTTATACCACACACTGAACCAGGACAGAAGCAGTGTGTATTTATTTCGGCATCCACGTTAATAAATGAGTGTATTTACCTCAGAAGCAGCAGCAGTGCGTCAAAGCGTGGCAGAAGCAGCGTGTGAGTTTCGGTGTGGAGTCTAATTTTGCAGAGCCGCACATGCTGAATTAAAGTGACTCTGCACTGTTGATGGACATCATAAAGAGGAGTTGATACGAAAAAGTAGATATTGCACAGAATAAGCATATATTTTTAGTttggtgtgtttttattttaattatagctCATTGGAAACacaaacaatattaaattatttttatatatatatatatatattaaaataatgtaatatatttcaTAGAGCTTATTGTGTTGGCCGTCACCAAATTACTCTATAAGACTGCATTAGATAGCACTAGCATCATGTAAATAAGATTATGATGATCAAGCTAGTAACACTTATCAATAGCTCACTCCTGATAAAAACGATaacttatattttgtgtatagagCGCAGTAGTTTCTGCAGCAGAAACGCTTTGCAGGTGTAAATTCACACTTTGTTTGCTGGGAAATTGTGGTGATGCACTGCATTGGTTCGGCTCACACGCTGCTTCGGTGTGCGATGTAAAACAGGCGTTAGTACTGAAATACATGGAAAGTGATTgatattaaaggtgaagtgaaactgtgtcaaaatacattttaataacccAGTTTATTGACAACTAGAAATAGGCCATTCACAAGTTTACCTCCCCCAAAAGTTTAAAAACAGAGCCTCTGAGGCACAATCAaaacaatgtttatattttgagcagCCCTCACAGCTCCACCCATCCAGTTCTTTCTAAACCtatagcatgagtttggggcgtggCTACATGTAATAAATGAATCAACAAGGAGAATGTGAACGAACATGGCAGACGTGTTACAGAAGAAACTAAACTTAAGATTCACCAAAATTCAAAGACTTACTAaaagacaaagagacagagaatGGAGGAAAACCAGAGTGAACATTTACAAGGTGGAGGACTTTGAGCGAGTTGCTTCTCGACATGCAAGCTACACTCAAATTCATTACTGTCGAGCTTCAGATAAATTAGTGAAATACTCGGAATATGTATCATTGCGCATACTAGTCACTAAGAACACTATACCTCTCGCGCTGGATTCCCTGCACACCTACTGCCATTCAATCCAGCGGTGTTATCGGTCGAGCCAATTCCTCTGCAATGCTTTCTGTCCAGTGTGTAGATGTTATAGTAGTATTGTTTAATATGACGTTAAACGTTTAAcaccttttatttattaaaaacagtatTACCTATTTGTTTGTTAGGGAATCAGAGAGTGCGAAAGGGTGTGATGAGTCCGAGGGGTGTTGTTGCCAAAGATTGTTTGAAAACTACTttctgtaattccatttggtgccactagtagcgcagaaattacaccaaatgttttatttttttacatgcaatTCGTGTCCAACATACACGAGATCCACAcacttcactttcattgaataatgtcttattaaacatcctttctgttctttacagtcaattgttgatcaaaaggtaaaaaataaaaatcacattaattcTAAATCGCATGTAGCACAGATGCAGTAAAGAAAAGAATCGTGTGAAATATTGACAATATTCATTGATAAAATTTcttattcttaatttttttttttaaagctaaatgTGATAACGACAAATGAATTATATAATATATGCACTTTCACTTTATAAATACAGtccaagtcagaagtttacattcaccttatccaaatatatttaaactcagtttttcacaattcctgacatttataaatttgaaaacattccacacgagtcctcctccaaaactactgatgaatgcagcggcgctaattatttcatcattatatattgaattattgttatatgagggctttcttagcaaatatttgtatctgcgattaattaatcgggacaccatgtaattaatcagattaaaaattgtaaacgattgacagccctaatatatgtgtatatctggtctccatgaatacaatcagagacaatggtaactgacagtaagtgtttttgggttaaaaaaatttaaataacgacatagctctggtcagAGACTAGACCaaatataaagctggaacacaaacagttggtactgatccatgcttgagaatcttttttttttttttttagaaaatcctgctttaaattgacactcattcacaaagcagtgtaaaatgatttgcacaaacatacaaaaaaatttgtatgttttggggcacatttccttcaaaaacaaaacttgtccactgcgtcttcagtggctctgatgccgggagtacatgaagactcttatgttaaCTTTTACAGCCagcaacagaacacttatgacgcttacgaagctgatgcagagagctgtgtaaatcactcaggggaggaactatgataatagggtggagtccgtcaccagtcatgggtgaggcctgctctaacatgaCACCACTTTAGATCAGAAACAAAAACCATTCATTCTGACACAccgtttttgattaatagaaatataagacaGAGGAGtgtgtggacttttaacattgtagggtggatgtgactcacatttatgtacaaacaccatgtataagtgaattttgcataataggtcccctttaagtgtTGCTAGGCTATATCAAATTGTTGACTCCTACATCAAACCGAATCATGAGATAACTGTAACACCACCCCTTGCATGAATGCGCTTCTATAAAGGGGTACAGTTCCAGGATACATAATGTTGTCTGTTGCAATCTTAATCAGTAAATATGTGTGTGACTAATCTTAAACAAAGTATGTCtgttaacaaatgatgaatgatgtgtgtaactatctagaaaatatatgtaaaaccaaaaatgcttaaaggaaactgcagctgcatttctgacacaggagatgAGGGGAACCTAGAGACAGTTTATACATTGTAAATTCTTTAGGCAGGGGAACCTTGAAACAGTACCTACATTGTAAATTCTTTAGGCAAAAAACTGATAAGAATGAACCAATGGGAGGCAAAACCAGTAATCCCACTGCTGCAAAAACAAACCAACGGAATGAGTGgaacttatctcttagaatattggagatgccccggtggcaaaaataagccaatcaaaagagtaaaaacctgagaacaaaggaacacaccctgggtcagaaatgtagaaaagaagggaacacaggagaaacgggatctttttgagcggagcttatgggtgaagcagactagatccccagttggctgaatgatttttgtacttattctttcttgttaataaatacaatatttacttTGAAAACTTGACTTCGTCTCCTCAAAAAAGAACACGACAATAACCAGCATTTGCAaaccttaaaaacaaaacataaacaagctATTACCCCAACTTCTTCATCTGTAATTTTCTttgtcttctttttcttttctttcttggcAGAGGCAACTGCAGAAATAATTAGGTTACAGATTTTCTGTATGAATTTACAATATTGCAAACAACATCCTAATCATGACTGTCTGGTCTGGTTCTTTCCAGTGTTGACCAATGCATTCCCACTTTTCCAGTTGTTCATAAAtactgaatacatttttattttatagcgAATGCGCTCAAATAAATTCTAATCAATTAAATGTTTAGATTACCAAGTTTTGAATATGTACATTTACTAAAATCTATTAGTGAATTTTTCATTATGACTTCAATGTTATTTCCACGTTGACCATTACTTTACGATTAGCGCGCGTTGTACTTGCTGAGGCACAACAACGTGGCTCGTGCAGTCAGCACGTGGATGGGttgaaaactaaaatatatacCTTTTCAAAAACTTTAATACAACCTAAATCTTGGATTTAAACAATTGCCCCTACATATCAGATTTCTGCACATCTCGTTGGCACATTTACTAAAATAGCGCAATGTAACGTGAAGACTGCATCAAGGTGGTTTAAGATTATCAGAAGTATAAACCACCTTTACGTGTAATGCCACTAAATACTATTTTGACCACTTACTGCATCACAAAAATACGTctgaatagttttatatattctagGTTAAGGCTTAACATACATTAAAACAACGTCATGCCCATTACAATAGCTAATACATTACAGATTACATGTGA
This window harbors:
- the LOC127624773 gene encoding H/ACA ribonucleoprotein complex subunit DKC1-like, producing the protein MADTEIASAKKEKKKKTKKITDEEVGEIQESGDFLIKPESKVASLDTSQWPLLLKNFDKLNIRTGHYTPLPHGSNPLKRNIHDYVRAGFINLDKPANPSSHEVVAWIKRILRVEKTGHSGTLDPKVTGCLIVCVERATRLVKSQQSAGKEYVGIVRLHNALENEHQLARGLECLTGALFQRPPLIAAVKRQLRVRTIYESKLIEYDSERRLGIFWVNCEAGTYIRTLCVHLGLLLGVGGQMQELRRVRSGVLGEKDNMVTMHDVLDAQWQFDHNKDETYLRRVIFPLEKLLISHKRIVMKDSAVNAICYGAKIMLPGVLRYEDGIEMNQDIVVITTKGEAICTAVALMTTAVISTCDHGVVAKIKRVIMERDTYPRKWGLGPKASQKKTMIQKGLLDKHGKPNGSTPADWKDGYVDYSTPKTKKVESGDDGPTGTKRKRDDSGSDNDTAAATQDTSKTEEIKEKKKKKKEKKLKLQTEEGAVEAPEEAPAEGDTEVTESTKKKKKKKKVKDAENGSE